A window of Formosa sp. Hel1_31_208 contains these coding sequences:
- a CDS encoding sigma-54-dependent Fis family transcriptional regulator, with the protein MESIQAIKQRFGIIGNDPKLNRAIEKAIQVAPTDISVLVTGESGVGKESIPKIIHQLSHRKHGKYIAVNCGAIPEGTIDSELFGHEKGAFTGASQTRNGYFEVADGGTIFLDEVGELPLTTQVRLLRVLENGEFIKVGSSKVQKTNVRIVAATNVDMFEAIKKEKFREDLYYRLSTIDIHLPPLRERREDIHLLFRKFASDFALKYKMPTIKLTDDAIPHLQKHRWNGNIRQLRNVAEQISVLEQNRTISASVLQSYLPSGNSNLPAVVNTSKSESDFSNEREILYKVLFDMKGDLNDLKKLTMELMKSGNISEVEKDNEGLIQKIYGEEQKKSSQETYEDLEILAIPEQTEDNFDVDDKNQDKYHFAEEIEEEETLSLHDKELELIKKSLERHQGKRKLAAAELGISERTLYRKIKQYDL; encoded by the coding sequence ATGGAATCAATACAAGCCATAAAACAACGTTTCGGAATCATAGGCAACGACCCAAAACTCAATCGCGCTATTGAAAAAGCGATACAGGTTGCTCCTACAGATATTTCAGTATTAGTTACAGGAGAAAGTGGTGTTGGTAAAGAAAGTATTCCAAAGATCATTCATCAGTTATCACATCGCAAACATGGGAAATACATTGCAGTAAACTGTGGCGCGATTCCAGAAGGCACTATTGACAGTGAGTTGTTTGGTCACGAAAAAGGCGCTTTTACAGGGGCTTCTCAAACACGTAATGGGTATTTTGAAGTAGCCGATGGAGGCACTATATTTTTAGATGAAGTTGGCGAACTTCCATTGACCACCCAAGTAAGACTGCTTCGTGTACTCGAGAATGGTGAATTCATCAAAGTGGGTTCTAGTAAGGTTCAAAAAACTAATGTAAGAATTGTAGCAGCGACTAACGTCGACATGTTTGAAGCTATTAAAAAGGAAAAATTTCGTGAAGATTTGTACTATCGTTTGAGTACTATAGATATTCACCTTCCTCCACTCCGCGAACGCAGAGAAGATATTCATTTGTTATTCCGAAAATTTGCTAGTGACTTTGCATTGAAATATAAAATGCCAACCATCAAACTAACTGATGATGCTATTCCGCATTTACAAAAACATAGATGGAATGGTAATATCCGCCAGTTGCGCAATGTGGCTGAACAAATTTCGGTATTAGAGCAAAACCGCACGATTAGTGCTTCAGTATTACAAAGTTATTTGCCTAGCGGAAATTCTAATCTTCCAGCGGTAGTCAACACCTCCAAATCGGAAAGCGATTTCAGTAATGAACGTGAGATTTTATACAAGGTGTTGTTTGACATGAAAGGGGATTTAAATGACCTCAAGAAACTTACAATGGAATTGATGAAAAGCGGCAACATTTCCGAAGTAGAAAAGGACAATGAAGGCTTAATTCAAAAAATATACGGTGAAGAACAAAAGAAATCTAGCCAAGAAACCTATGAAGATCTAGAGATACTAGCTATTCCTGAACAAACCGAAGATAACTTTGATGTTGATGATAAAAATCAAGATAAATATCATTTTGCAGAGGAAATCGAAGAGGAAGAAACCTTATCTTTACATGACAAGGAGTTAGAATTGATAAAAAAATCGCTTGAACGCCACCAAGGAAAACGTAAATTAGCAGCTGCAGAACTAGGAATTAGTGAACGCACCTTGTACCGTAAAATTAAGCAATACGATCTTTAA
- the groL gene encoding chaperonin GroEL (60 kDa chaperone family; promotes refolding of misfolded polypeptides especially under stressful conditions; forms two stacked rings of heptamers to form a barrel-shaped 14mer; ends can be capped by GroES; misfolded proteins enter the barrel where they are refolded when GroES binds) — protein MAKDIKFDIEARDGLKRGVDALANAVKVTLGPKGRNVIISRSFGAPQVTKDGVTVAKEIELNDPLENMGAQMVKEVASKTNDLAGDGTTTATVLAQAIVKEGLKNVAAGANPMDLKRGIDKAVKAITENLEKQSKKVGSSSEMIKQVAAISANNDDTIGELIAKAFDKVGKEGVITVEEAKGMETYVDVVEGMQFDRGYLSPYFVTDSDKMIADLENPYILLFDKKISNLQEILPILEPVAQSGRPLVIVAEDVEGQALATLVVNKLRGGLKIAAVKAPGFGDRRKAMLEDIAILTGGTVISEERGFSLENADLSMLGTAESIMIDKDNTTIVNGAGKSSDIKARVNQIKAQIDTTTSDYDKEKLQERLAKLAGGVAVLYVGAASEVEMKEKKDRVDDALHATRAAVEEGIVAGGGVALVRAISVLEKITTDNLDETTGIQIVARAIEAPLRTIVENAGGEGSVVINKVLEGKKDFGFDAKSETYVDMLKAGIIDPKKVTRIALENAASVAGMILTTECALVDIKEDAPAGGMPPMGGGMPGMM, from the coding sequence ATGGCAAAAGATATAAAATTTGATATTGAAGCACGTGACGGATTAAAGCGTGGTGTAGATGCATTGGCAAATGCAGTAAAAGTAACTTTAGGACCTAAAGGGCGTAACGTAATTATTAGCAGAAGTTTTGGAGCACCACAAGTTACCAAAGATGGTGTTACTGTTGCAAAAGAAATTGAACTAAATGACCCTCTTGAAAATATGGGTGCTCAAATGGTAAAAGAAGTGGCTTCAAAAACTAACGACTTAGCTGGTGATGGAACAACTACTGCTACAGTTTTAGCGCAAGCCATCGTAAAAGAAGGCTTAAAAAACGTTGCTGCTGGTGCAAACCCAATGGATTTAAAACGTGGTATTGACAAAGCTGTTAAAGCTATTACTGAGAACCTTGAAAAGCAGTCAAAAAAAGTTGGGAGCTCGTCAGAAATGATTAAGCAGGTTGCTGCAATTTCAGCAAATAATGATGATACTATTGGTGAGTTAATTGCCAAAGCTTTTGATAAAGTAGGAAAAGAAGGTGTCATTACTGTTGAAGAAGCAAAAGGAATGGAGACATACGTTGATGTGGTTGAAGGTATGCAGTTTGACAGAGGTTATTTGTCACCTTACTTCGTTACCGATTCTGATAAAATGATCGCCGATTTAGAAAACCCATATATCTTATTATTTGATAAAAAGATTTCTAACTTACAAGAGATCCTTCCAATATTAGAGCCAGTGGCACAATCTGGAAGACCTTTAGTAATTGTAGCTGAAGATGTCGAAGGTCAAGCCTTAGCAACTTTAGTAGTTAACAAATTACGTGGTGGATTAAAAATAGCCGCTGTAAAAGCTCCAGGATTTGGTGACAGAAGAAAAGCAATGTTAGAGGATATCGCTATCCTAACTGGTGGAACTGTAATTTCTGAAGAACGGGGGTTCTCTCTTGAAAATGCAGACTTATCTATGCTAGGAACTGCCGAATCTATAATGATCGACAAAGACAACACAACTATTGTAAATGGTGCAGGAAAATCGAGTGATATCAAAGCAAGAGTTAATCAAATCAAAGCTCAAATTGATACAACAACAAGCGATTACGATAAAGAAAAACTTCAAGAGCGCTTAGCAAAACTTGCTGGTGGTGTTGCTGTATTATATGTTGGAGCTGCTTCTGAAGTTGAAATGAAAGAGAAAAAAGATCGTGTTGATGATGCCTTACACGCAACAAGAGCAGCTGTTGAAGAAGGTATTGTTGCAGGTGGAGGAGTTGCTTTAGTAAGAGCAATATCTGTACTTGAAAAAATCACTACTGATAATTTAGATGAAACCACTGGAATTCAAATCGTAGCAAGAGCTATTGAAGCGCCTTTAAGAACTATTGTTGAAAATGCTGGCGGTGAAGGATCTGTAGTTATCAATAAAGTTCTTGAAGGTAAAAAAGACTTCGGGTTTGATGCTAAATCTGAAACTTATGTAGACATGCTTAAGGCTGGAATTATAGATCCTAAGAAAGTAACGCGTATCGCTTTAGAAAATGCGGCATCAGTTGCGGGAATGATCTTAACGACAGAATGCGCATTAGTAGATATTAAAGAAGACGCACCAGCTGGCGGAATGCCTCCAATGGGTGGCGGCATGCCAGGTATGATGTAA
- a CDS encoding LptE family protein, with product MKTIKYVIIFFISLITLNCGVTYSFTGVGDLKAETFQVNYFQNTAKLIEPGFDRDFTLALQDLIVNQTNLNLTNTNGDLVYEGEITEYRISPMTAQANNRAAQNRLTVSVNVRFYDNDKPDEEFEQRFSFFYDYPGGELLQGAQKETAHAEIFERLTQDIFNATLAKW from the coding sequence ATGAAAACTATTAAATACGTCATCATATTTTTCATCTCATTAATAACACTTAATTGCGGTGTAACTTACTCTTTTACTGGGGTTGGAGATCTAAAAGCTGAAACGTTTCAAGTGAATTACTTTCAAAATACAGCTAAATTAATTGAACCTGGTTTTGATAGAGACTTTACTTTAGCCCTTCAAGATTTAATTGTCAACCAGACCAATTTAAACTTAACAAATACAAATGGCGATTTGGTTTATGAAGGAGAAATTACAGAATATCGCATTTCTCCAATGACGGCTCAAGCCAATAATAGAGCAGCGCAAAACAGATTAACCGTAAGCGTGAATGTAAGATTTTATGACAATGACAAACCCGATGAAGAATTCGAGCAACGTTTCTCGTTTTTTTATGATTATCCGGGAGGAGAATTATTGCAAGGCGCCCAAAAAGAAACTGCTCATGCCGAAATATTTGAACGTTTAACACAGGATATTTTTAATGCCACATTAGCTAAATGGTAA
- the miaB gene encoding tRNA (N6-isopentenyl adenosine(37)-C2)-methylthiotransferase MiaB, whose amino-acid sequence MEKTIDEKKQGQNLILDHKEGNTRKLFIESYGCAMNFSDSEIVASILSKQGFNTTQHLEEADLVLVNTCSIRDKAEQTVRKRLEKYNAVKRINPKMKVGVLGCMAERLKTKFLEEEKIVDLVVGPDAYKDLPNLLAEVDDGRDAINVILSKEETYGDIAPVRLNTNGVTAFVSITRGCDNMCTFCVVPFTRGRERSRDPQSIIKEINDLWSKGYKEITLLGQNVDSYLWYGGGLKKDFVKASDMQKVTAVNFAQLLALCAKAQPKMRIRFSTSNPQDLTLDVIEMMATYDNICKHIHLPVQSGSNRILKEMNRLHTREEYFKLIDHIRRILPECSISQDLISGFPTETEQDHEDTLSLMDYVKYHFGYMFTYSERPGTMAERKMEDDVPEPVKKRRLAEIVQRQREHSEIRTKEYLNTTVEVLIERESKKSNQEWSGRTSQNTVAVFPKEHFKIGDLVYVNVINCTSATLIGKAIGYSKNN is encoded by the coding sequence ATGGAGAAAACAATAGACGAAAAGAAGCAAGGTCAAAATCTAATTTTAGATCATAAAGAGGGAAATACTCGAAAACTTTTTATAGAAAGTTACGGCTGCGCTATGAATTTTAGTGACAGTGAAATTGTAGCCTCAATTTTATCTAAGCAAGGGTTCAATACCACACAACATCTTGAAGAAGCTGATTTAGTTTTGGTCAACACCTGCTCCATACGCGACAAAGCCGAACAAACGGTAAGAAAGCGTTTAGAAAAATATAACGCTGTAAAACGTATTAATCCTAAAATGAAAGTTGGCGTGTTAGGCTGTATGGCTGAACGTTTGAAAACCAAATTTTTAGAAGAAGAGAAAATTGTAGATTTAGTTGTAGGTCCAGATGCTTATAAAGATTTACCTAATCTCCTTGCGGAAGTCGATGACGGTCGTGATGCCATTAATGTAATTCTGTCTAAAGAAGAAACCTATGGAGATATTGCACCTGTCAGATTAAACACAAATGGTGTGACGGCATTTGTATCCATCACAAGAGGTTGTGACAACATGTGCACCTTTTGCGTAGTACCTTTTACTAGAGGTCGCGAACGCAGCCGTGATCCGCAAAGTATTATTAAAGAAATCAATGATCTTTGGAGTAAAGGCTATAAGGAAATTACACTGTTAGGTCAAAATGTAGACAGTTATTTATGGTATGGAGGCGGACTTAAAAAAGACTTTGTAAAAGCCAGTGATATGCAAAAAGTAACCGCTGTAAATTTTGCCCAGTTGCTTGCATTATGTGCCAAAGCACAACCAAAAATGCGCATTCGTTTTTCAACCTCAAACCCGCAAGATTTAACGCTTGATGTCATTGAGATGATGGCGACGTACGATAATATATGTAAGCATATTCATTTACCAGTTCAAAGCGGCAGCAACCGCATACTCAAAGAAATGAATCGCCTACATACGCGTGAAGAATATTTTAAACTTATTGATCATATAAGACGCATACTTCCAGAATGCTCTATCAGTCAGGATCTTATTTCAGGTTTCCCAACAGAAACAGAACAAGACCATGAAGACACCTTAAGTTTAATGGATTATGTAAAATATCACTTTGGTTACATGTTTACGTATTCAGAACGGCCAGGCACTATGGCAGAGCGAAAAATGGAAGATGATGTTCCCGAACCAGTAAAAAAACGGCGATTGGCTGAAATTGTTCAACGACAGCGTGAACACAGTGAAATTAGAACCAAAGAATACCTCAATACAACGGTAGAGGTTTTAATTGAACGCGAATCAAAAAAATCTAACCAAGAATGGTCTGGACGCACCTCACAAAATACGGTTGCGGTATTTCCTAAGGAACATTTTAAGATTGGTGATCTCGTGTATGTAAACGTAATAAATTGTACCAGTGCTACCTTAATTGGTAAGGCCATTGGGTATTCAAAGAATAATTAA
- the groES gene encoding co-chaperone GroES — protein MSLNIKPLADRVLIEPVEAETKTASGIIIPDNAKEKPQKGKVVAVGKGTKDEPMTVKSGDTVLYGKYAGTELKLEGKDYLIMRESDILAIV, from the coding sequence ATGAGCTTAAACATTAAACCATTAGCAGACAGAGTTCTCATAGAACCTGTAGAAGCTGAAACTAAAACTGCGTCAGGAATTATTATTCCAGACAACGCCAAAGAAAAACCACAAAAAGGAAAGGTTGTCGCTGTTGGTAAAGGCACAAAAGATGAGCCTATGACCGTTAAATCTGGTGACACTGTGCTTTACGGTAAGTATGCAGGAACAGAGTTAAAGTTGGAAGGTAAAGATTACCTCATCATGCGTGAAAGTGACATATTAGCAATTGTATAA
- the secG gene encoding preprotein translocase subunit SecG, with product MNTFTIFLILIVLVSFLLVVVVMVQNPKGGGLSSSFGGGGTQQLGGVKKTTDFLDKSTWALATLLLALILASNFAIPGAGGAVESKVIDGDATSTTTPAVPSTDTSADDIATPADSLN from the coding sequence ATGAATACGTTTACTATATTTTTAATCTTAATCGTACTAGTATCATTTTTACTAGTAGTAGTTGTTATGGTTCAAAACCCAAAAGGCGGTGGATTGTCATCCTCGTTTGGTGGTGGAGGCACTCAACAATTAGGTGGTGTTAAAAAGACGACCGACTTTTTAGACAAGAGTACTTGGGCTTTAGCAACTTTATTGTTAGCATTAATATTGGCTTCTAATTTCGCAATCCCTGGAGCAGGTGGTGCAGTAGAATCTAAAGTAATTGATGGTGATGCCACGTCGACAACGACACCCGCAGTACCTTCAACCGATACATCAGCTGATGATATCGCAACGCCAGCCGATTCTTTGAATTAG